The following coding sequences are from one uncultured Bacteroides sp. window:
- a CDS encoding glutathione peroxidase: METTIFDFKAKNNKGEEIDFSVYKDKVLLIVNTASKCGFTPQYKALEQLYKTYKDRGLMVIAFPCNQFAHQESGSDAEIAGFCEMNFGVTFPLMAKIDVNGKNTHPVFHFLKKKAPGFIVSKIKWNFTKFLIDKSGKKVSRYSPMTDPLSLEKEIESLLQVK, encoded by the coding sequence ATGGAAACAACTATTTTTGATTTCAAAGCGAAAAATAACAAGGGAGAAGAAATCGATTTCTCAGTTTATAAAGATAAAGTTCTTTTGATTGTTAATACTGCAAGTAAATGTGGCTTTACTCCTCAGTATAAAGCTCTTGAACAGCTTTATAAAACGTATAAAGATCGAGGATTGATGGTCATTGCTTTTCCTTGCAATCAGTTTGCTCATCAGGAATCCGGAAGCGATGCAGAGATTGCCGGATTTTGTGAGATGAACTTTGGAGTGACTTTCCCTTTAATGGCCAAAATTGATGTGAACGGCAAAAATACGCATCCTGTCTTTCATTTTTTGAAGAAGAAAGCGCCAGGGTTTATTGTTTCAAAGATAAAGTGGAATTTCACAAAATTCCTAATAGATAAAAGCGGCAAGAAGGTTTCACGTTATTCACCTATGACGGATCCTCTTTCTTTAGAGAAAGAAATAGAAAGCCTTCTGCAAGTTAAGTAA
- a CDS encoding aminotransferase class V-fold PLP-dependent enzyme, with protein sequence MSKELKRETLCVQAGWEPKKGEPRVLPIYQSTTFKYETSEQMARLFDLEESGYFYTRLQNPTNDAVAKKITALEGGIAGMLTSSGQAANFYAIFNICQAGDHFVCSSAIYGGTFNLFGVTMKKLGIDVTFISPDATEDEISAAFKPNTKALFGETVSNPSLDVLDIEKFARIAHQHGVPLIVDNTFPTPINCRPFEWGADIVVHSTTKYMDGHATSVGGCIVDSGNFDWEAHADKFPGLCTPDESYHGLTYSKDFGKMAYITKATSQLMRDLGSIQSPQNAFLLNLGLETLHLRMPQHCKNAQRIAEYLQANEKVAWVNYCGLPENKNYELAKKYMPNGSCGVISFGLKGEREVATQFMDSLQLVAIVTHVADARTCVLHPASHTHRQLSDKQLLEAGVRPDLIRFSVGIENVDDIIADIEQALKK encoded by the coding sequence ATGTCCAAAGAACTAAAACGCGAAACCCTCTGCGTACAGGCAGGCTGGGAACCTAAAAAAGGAGAACCACGTGTTCTGCCCATCTATCAAAGTACAACTTTTAAATATGAAACGAGCGAACAGATGGCTCGTCTATTTGATTTGGAAGAGAGCGGTTACTTCTATACCCGCTTACAAAACCCCACTAATGATGCTGTAGCAAAGAAAATAACTGCCCTTGAAGGTGGAATAGCCGGAATGCTAACATCTAGTGGACAAGCGGCCAATTTCTATGCAATTTTCAATATCTGTCAGGCAGGCGATCATTTTGTCTGTTCTTCTGCTATCTATGGAGGAACATTCAATCTTTTTGGTGTCACAATGAAGAAGCTAGGTATTGATGTTACTTTTATCAGCCCAGATGCTACAGAAGATGAAATATCAGCCGCTTTTAAACCTAATACCAAAGCATTGTTTGGAGAAACAGTTTCTAACCCTTCGCTTGATGTGCTTGATATAGAAAAATTTGCTCGAATAGCTCATCAACATGGAGTTCCTCTGATAGTAGATAACACCTTCCCCACCCCTATTAACTGTCGCCCATTTGAATGGGGAGCAGATATTGTAGTACACTCTACTACTAAATACATGGATGGACATGCTACTTCGGTAGGCGGTTGCATCGTAGATAGCGGTAATTTTGATTGGGAAGCACACGCCGATAAATTTCCAGGACTATGCACCCCAGATGAATCATATCATGGGCTGACGTATTCTAAAGATTTTGGAAAAATGGCTTATATAACGAAAGCAACATCACAATTAATGCGCGATTTGGGCAGCATCCAAAGTCCACAGAATGCTTTTTTATTGAACTTGGGACTTGAAACGCTACATTTGCGCATGCCTCAACATTGTAAGAATGCTCAAAGAATAGCAGAATACCTGCAAGCAAACGAAAAAGTTGCATGGGTAAATTACTGCGGACTACCAGAGAACAAGAATTATGAATTGGCAAAAAAATATATGCCAAATGGGTCATGTGGTGTTATTTCTTTCGGGTTGAAAGGAGAACGTGAAGTAGCCACTCAATTTATGGATTCTCTTCAGCTAGTTGCCATCGTGACACATGTAGCAGACGCCAGAACTTGCGTACTGCACCCTGCTAGTCACACCCACCGCCAACTAAGCGATAAACAACTTCTTGAAGCAGGAGTACGCCCCGACCTAATCCGATTCTCTGTCGGAATAGAGAACGTAGACGATATCATTGCAGACATCGAACAAGCTCTCAAAAAATAA
- a CDS encoding NADP-dependent malic enzyme, whose product MAKITKEAALLYHSQGKPGKIEVVPTKPYSTQTDLSLAYSPGVAEPCLEIEKNPQDAYKYTAKGNLVAVISNGTAVLGLGNIGALSGKPVMEGKGLLFKIYAGIDVFDIEVDEKDPEKFIAAVKAIAPTFGGINLEDIKAPECFEIERRLKEELDIPVMHDDQHGTAIISSAGLINALEVAGKKIEEVKIVVNGAGASAVSCTKLYISLGARLENIVMLDSKGVISKSRNDLNDQKRYFATDRTDIHTLEEAIKGADVFLGLSKGNVLNQDMVKSMAPTPIVFALANPVPEISYEDAIASRPDVLMATGRSDYPNQINNVIGFPYIFRGALDTQARAINEEMKIAAVYAIANLAKQPVPDVVNAVYHVNNFSFGPEYFIPKPVDPRLITEVAMAVAKAAIASGVARKTIEDWDAYQLQLCELMGYESKLTRQLYETARHNPQRVVFAEGGHPNMLKAAMEAKTEGICHPILLGNDERIHKLAQELEVNLEGVEIINLRHDSENERRERYARILSEKRSREGITYDEANDKMFDRNYFGMMMVETGEADAFITGLYSSYSSTIKIAKEVIGIRPEYNHFGTMHILNSKKRTYFLADTLINRHPDTETLIDISKLAASTVEFFNQTPIMAMLSYSNFGSDQVGSPAKVSQAVSYMHQHYPDLAIDGEMQVNFALNRELRDVKYPFTRLKGKEVNTLIFPNLSSANSGYKLIQAMNHTELIGPIQMGLNKPIHFTDIESSVRDIVNITAVAVIDAIVDKKKNEK is encoded by the coding sequence ATGGCTAAAATAACAAAAGAAGCAGCCTTGCTTTATCACTCTCAAGGCAAACCTGGGAAAATAGAAGTAGTTCCAACTAAACCATATAGTACACAAACTGATCTTTCATTAGCATACTCTCCAGGGGTAGCAGAGCCTTGTCTGGAAATAGAAAAAAATCCACAAGATGCTTATAAGTATACCGCTAAAGGTAATCTGGTAGCCGTTATATCCAATGGTACGGCAGTACTTGGATTGGGCAATATTGGTGCGCTAAGCGGCAAGCCCGTGATGGAAGGTAAAGGTCTACTTTTCAAAATTTACGCCGGAATCGATGTATTTGATATCGAAGTAGATGAAAAAGATCCAGAAAAATTTATTGCAGCTGTAAAAGCTATTGCTCCAACTTTTGGAGGCATTAACCTAGAGGATATCAAAGCACCCGAGTGTTTTGAAATAGAACGCCGACTGAAAGAAGAACTTGATATCCCGGTGATGCACGATGATCAGCACGGTACTGCGATAATTTCGAGTGCCGGACTGATAAACGCCCTCGAAGTAGCCGGAAAAAAAATAGAAGAAGTAAAAATCGTGGTAAACGGTGCAGGTGCATCTGCCGTGTCATGTACCAAACTATATATATCTCTGGGTGCACGACTGGAAAATATCGTCATGCTTGACAGCAAAGGAGTCATCAGCAAAAGTCGTAATGACTTGAATGATCAAAAACGTTATTTCGCAACCGATCGTACAGATATCCATACGCTTGAAGAGGCTATAAAAGGAGCGGATGTATTCCTTGGCTTGTCTAAAGGAAATGTTTTAAATCAGGATATGGTAAAAAGCATGGCTCCTACTCCCATTGTCTTCGCTTTAGCCAATCCCGTTCCAGAAATATCATACGAAGATGCTATCGCTTCCCGCCCGGACGTTCTCATGGCAACCGGACGCTCAGATTATCCTAATCAGATCAATAATGTTATAGGTTTTCCTTATATTTTTCGAGGAGCACTGGATACACAGGCAAGAGCCATTAATGAAGAGATGAAGATTGCTGCTGTTTATGCCATAGCTAATTTGGCTAAACAACCGGTACCGGATGTCGTAAATGCGGTGTATCATGTTAATAACTTCTCGTTCGGGCCTGAATATTTCATCCCAAAACCAGTTGATCCCCGATTAATTACAGAGGTAGCAATGGCAGTAGCCAAAGCAGCAATAGCTTCTGGAGTCGCTCGCAAAACAATAGAAGATTGGGATGCGTATCAACTTCAGCTATGTGAACTAATGGGATATGAATCCAAGTTGACCCGCCAACTTTATGAGACAGCCCGTCATAATCCTCAACGTGTTGTTTTTGCCGAAGGTGGACATCCTAATATGCTTAAAGCAGCTATGGAAGCTAAGACAGAGGGAATCTGCCATCCCATCCTTTTAGGTAATGATGAACGTATCCATAAACTGGCACAAGAGCTCGAAGTGAATCTGGAAGGAGTAGAGATTATCAACCTCCGGCATGATAGCGAGAATGAACGCCGAGAACGTTATGCTCGTATTCTGTCCGAAAAACGTTCGCGAGAAGGTATCACTTATGATGAAGCCAACGATAAAATGTTCGACCGCAATTATTTTGGAATGATGATGGTAGAAACAGGTGAAGCTGATGCATTTATCACCGGACTATACAGCAGTTATAGCAGTACTATTAAGATAGCCAAAGAAGTCATTGGCATCAGACCCGAATATAATCATTTCGGCACGATGCATATTCTCAATTCTAAAAAAAGAACCTACTTCTTAGCAGATACGTTAATTAATCGCCATCCGGATACAGAAACTCTCATTGACATATCTAAGTTGGCAGCAAGCACTGTAGAATTTTTCAACCAGACTCCCATAATGGCAATGCTTTCCTATTCCAACTTCGGTTCAGATCAGGTAGGCAGTCCAGCCAAAGTAAGTCAGGCAGTAAGCTACATGCATCAACATTATCCGGATTTGGCTATCGATGGTGAAATGCAAGTGAATTTCGCATTAAACCGCGAGTTGCGAGACGTCAAATATCCATTTACTCGATTGAAAGGAAAAGAGGTCAATACCCTCATTTTTCCCAATCTTAGTTCAGCCAACTCAGGGTACAAACTAATTCAGGCAATGAATCATACTGAACTAATAGGGCCTATTCAGATGGGGTTAAATAAACCGATCCATTTTACTGATATAGAAAGCTCTGTTCGCGACATAGTTAACATCACCGCTGTAGCAGTAATAGATGCTATTGTAGATAAGAAAAAGAACGAAAAATGA
- a CDS encoding NADP-specific glutamate dehydrogenase has protein sequence MNAAKVLDALICRFPNEPEYHQAVEEVLSTIEEEYNKHPEFDKANLIERLCIPDRVFQFRVTWTDDKGNVRTNMGYRVQHNNVIGPYKGGIRFHSSVNLSILKFLAFEQTFKNALTTLPMGGGKGGSDFSPRGKSSTEVMRFVQAFMLELWRHIGPETDVPAGDIGVGGREIGFMFGMYKKLSGEFTGTFTGKGREFGGSLIRPEATGYGNIYFLMEMLKRKNTDLKGKVCLISGSGNVAQYTAEKVLELGGKVVTMSDSDGYIYDPEGIDSEKLNYIMELKNLYRGRIREYAEKYGCKYVEGGKPWGERGDIALPSATQNELNGDHARQLVANGCIAVSEGANMPSTPEAVKVFQEAKILYAPGKAANAGGVSVSGLEMTQNSIKLSWSSEEVDEKLKEIMKNIHESCVQYGTEPDGYINYVKGANVAGFMKVAKAMMAQGIL, from the coding sequence ATGAATGCAGCTAAAGTGTTAGATGCCTTGATATGCCGTTTCCCAAATGAACCGGAATATCATCAGGCAGTAGAAGAAGTGCTTTCTACTATTGAGGAAGAGTATAACAAACATCCGGAATTCGACAAAGCTAATCTGATTGAGAGGCTATGTATTCCTGATAGAGTTTTTCAATTTAGAGTCACTTGGACAGACGACAAAGGAAATGTACGCACAAACATGGGATATCGTGTACAACACAACAATGTTATAGGCCCATACAAAGGCGGAATTCGTTTTCATAGTTCAGTAAATCTCTCTATTCTGAAGTTTCTGGCATTCGAGCAAACCTTCAAGAATGCCCTAACCACTCTCCCTATGGGTGGAGGAAAGGGAGGATCTGATTTCTCACCACGTGGCAAATCAAGTACTGAAGTTATGCGCTTTGTCCAAGCTTTCATGTTGGAACTGTGGAGGCATATAGGTCCTGAGACAGACGTTCCGGCAGGTGATATAGGAGTCGGCGGACGAGAAATAGGATTCATGTTCGGTATGTATAAAAAACTCTCTGGAGAGTTTACCGGAACATTTACAGGAAAAGGACGTGAATTTGGAGGTTCGCTCATTCGTCCGGAAGCTACCGGCTATGGCAATATTTATTTCTTAATGGAAATGCTCAAACGCAAAAATACAGACCTCAAAGGCAAAGTATGCTTAATTTCTGGTTCTGGTAATGTAGCTCAATATACGGCCGAAAAAGTATTAGAGCTTGGCGGCAAAGTTGTTACCATGTCCGATTCAGACGGATATATTTACGACCCTGAAGGTATAGATTCTGAAAAGTTGAATTACATCATGGAATTAAAAAACTTATACCGCGGACGCATCAGAGAATATGCGGAAAAATATGGTTGTAAATACGTAGAAGGAGGTAAACCATGGGGAGAAAGAGGGGATATTGCTCTTCCATCAGCAACACAAAATGAGCTAAATGGAGATCATGCCCGTCAGCTTGTAGCCAATGGTTGTATCGCCGTCAGCGAAGGAGCTAATATGCCTTCTACACCAGAAGCCGTAAAAGTGTTCCAAGAAGCTAAAATTCTTTATGCACCAGGTAAGGCGGCCAATGCCGGAGGAGTTTCAGTATCAGGTTTGGAAATGACTCAAAACTCTATCAAACTAAGCTGGAGTAGTGAAGAAGTAGATGAGAAACTAAAAGAAATAATGAAAAATATTCATGAGTCTTGCGTACAGTATGGCACAGAACCTGATGGTTATATAAACTACGTGAAAGGAGCCAATGTTGCCGGATTCATGAAAGTAGCCAAAGCAATGATGGCACAAGGCATTTTATAA
- a CDS encoding PEP/pyruvate-binding domain-containing protein: MLSKLKLNQLYFKDTQFVNLMTRRIFNVLLIANPYDAFMLEDDGRIDEKIFNEYTSLSLRYPPRFSQVSTEEEALMLLANIPFDLVICMPGTGENDGFSIGRHIKLCYAHIPIVILTPFSHGITKQIANEDLSAFDYVFCWLGNTDLLLSIIKLIEDKMNLQHDVAEVGVQLILLVEDSIRFYSSILPNLYKFVLKQSQEFSTEALNAHQRTLRMRGRPKIVLARSYEEATDIYYQYRNNVLGIITDVRFPHGGKKEALAGIKLCAEIRKEDPFVPLIIQSSEVSNAAYAAKYGASFIDKNSKKMDVDLRQIVSDNFGFGDFIFRNPDTLEKIARVQNLKELQNIIFAVPAESFVYHISRNHISRWLYSRAMFPVAEFLKPITWNSLQDVDAHRKIIFEAIVKYRKMKNQGVVAVFKRDRFDRYSNFARIGEGSLGGKGRGLAFIDNMVKRYPDFDEFENASVVIPKTVVLCTDVFDEFMELNNLYQVALSDLDDDVILKYFLKAKLPDNLIADFFTFMDVVKAPIAIRSSSLLEDSHYQPFAGIYNTYMIPYLDDKYEMLRMLSDAIKGVYASVYFRDSKAYMQATSNVIDQEKMAVILQQVVGSQYGDKYYPSMSGVARSLNYYPIGDERTEEGTVNLALGLGKYIVDGGITLRFSPYHPHQILQTSETEIALKETQTLFYALDLKNVGKEFSIDDGFNLLKCNVREAEKDGSLHYLVSTYDPYDQIIRDGLYPGGRKLVTFANILQHDVFPLSQILQLVLRYGQQEMRRPIEIEFAVTIDHEHKSGLFYLLQIRPIVDGKEVIDEDLSAIQDENVILRSDNSLGNGVIDDVYDVIYVKTENYSASNNQSIAYELEKLNKEFLSEGKNYVLVGPGRWGSSDSWLGIPVKWPHISAARVIVEAGLTNYRIDPSQGTHFFQNLTSFGVGYLTVNAYINQGVYDVVYLDAMPAVHETTYLRHVHFDKPMLIKMDGRKKQGVILKPKE; this comes from the coding sequence ATGCTCAGTAAGCTCAAATTAAATCAACTATATTTCAAAGATACTCAGTTCGTCAACTTGATGACACGGCGTATTTTTAATGTTCTTCTCATTGCTAATCCTTATGATGCGTTTATGCTTGAGGATGATGGCCGTATTGACGAAAAAATATTTAATGAATATACTTCCCTCTCTCTTCGTTATCCACCTCGTTTTTCACAAGTATCTACAGAGGAAGAGGCCTTGATGTTGCTGGCTAATATTCCGTTTGATCTGGTTATTTGCATGCCCGGAACAGGAGAAAATGATGGTTTTAGCATTGGTCGGCATATTAAACTATGCTATGCACATATTCCTATTGTTATACTTACTCCTTTCAGTCATGGCATTACTAAACAAATAGCAAATGAAGATTTGAGTGCATTTGACTATGTCTTTTGTTGGTTGGGTAATACTGATTTATTGTTGTCAATCATTAAACTGATTGAGGATAAGATGAATTTGCAACATGATGTGGCTGAGGTAGGAGTACAGCTTATTTTGTTGGTGGAAGATAGCATTCGGTTTTACTCTTCTATCTTGCCGAATTTATATAAATTCGTATTGAAGCAGAGTCAGGAATTTTCTACGGAAGCACTGAATGCTCATCAGCGTACTTTGCGTATGCGCGGACGTCCTAAGATTGTGCTGGCTCGAAGTTATGAAGAAGCTACGGATATCTATTATCAATATAGAAACAATGTGTTGGGTATAATTACGGATGTGCGTTTCCCTCATGGAGGAAAAAAAGAAGCTTTGGCGGGTATTAAGCTTTGTGCGGAGATACGTAAGGAGGATCCTTTTGTGCCCCTTATAATTCAGTCCTCTGAAGTTTCGAATGCTGCTTATGCTGCTAAATACGGCGCAAGCTTTATTGATAAGAACTCCAAAAAGATGGACGTGGATCTTCGGCAGATAGTTTCTGATAATTTTGGGTTTGGAGATTTTATCTTTCGCAATCCGGATACATTGGAGAAGATAGCGAGAGTACAAAACTTGAAAGAACTTCAAAATATCATCTTTGCCGTTCCCGCTGAATCTTTTGTATACCATATCAGTCGTAATCATATTTCTCGTTGGCTTTATTCGCGTGCGATGTTTCCGGTTGCAGAATTTCTTAAACCCATTACCTGGAACAGTTTACAAGACGTGGATGCCCACCGTAAGATTATCTTTGAAGCGATTGTGAAATACCGGAAGATGAAAAACCAAGGGGTTGTGGCGGTCTTTAAACGTGATCGTTTTGACCGCTATTCTAATTTTGCGCGTATAGGTGAAGGATCGTTGGGAGGAAAAGGACGGGGGCTAGCTTTTATTGACAATATGGTGAAGCGTTATCCTGATTTCGATGAGTTTGAAAATGCTTCTGTGGTTATTCCTAAAACGGTAGTACTCTGTACGGATGTGTTTGATGAATTTATGGAGTTAAATAACTTGTATCAGGTTGCGTTATCTGATTTGGATGATGATGTGATTCTGAAGTATTTCTTGAAAGCTAAATTGCCGGATAACTTGATTGCCGACTTTTTTACTTTCATGGATGTGGTTAAAGCTCCCATTGCAATCCGATCGTCTAGCTTGTTGGAAGACTCTCATTATCAGCCTTTTGCAGGAATATATAATACATATATGATTCCCTATCTTGATGATAAGTATGAAATGCTGCGTATGCTTTCTGATGCGATAAAAGGGGTTTATGCTTCTGTTTATTTCAGAGATAGCAAGGCATATATGCAGGCTACATCGAACGTGATTGATCAGGAAAAGATGGCTGTTATTCTTCAACAAGTGGTAGGTAGTCAATATGGTGATAAGTATTATCCATCTATGTCGGGAGTGGCTCGTTCTTTGAACTATTATCCTATTGGAGATGAACGTACAGAGGAAGGAACAGTCAACTTGGCTCTCGGTTTGGGCAAATATATTGTGGATGGCGGTATTACTTTACGTTTTTCTCCTTACCATCCTCACCAGATTTTACAGACTAGTGAAACGGAAATAGCGCTGAAAGAGACGCAGACTCTATTTTATGCGCTTGATCTGAAAAATGTTGGGAAGGAGTTTTCTATTGATGATGGATTTAATTTACTGAAATGTAATGTGAGAGAGGCAGAGAAGGATGGCTCTTTGCACTATCTTGTTTCAACTTACGATCCGTATGACCAGATTATCCGTGACGGTCTTTACCCGGGAGGGCGTAAGCTGGTTACCTTTGCTAATATTTTGCAGCATGATGTTTTTCCTTTGTCGCAGATCTTACAACTTGTGTTGCGTTATGGTCAGCAAGAGATGAGAAGACCTATTGAAATAGAATTTGCTGTGACGATAGATCATGAGCATAAATCGGGGTTGTTTTATCTGCTTCAAATACGACCCATAGTGGATGGTAAAGAGGTTATTGATGAAGACCTATCGGCGATTCAAGATGAAAATGTGATTTTACGTTCAGATAACTCTTTAGGAAATGGGGTGATAGATGATGTTTATGATGTGATTTATGTGAAAACGGAGAATTATAGTGCCTCGAATAATCAGTCTATTGCTTATGAATTGGAAAAATTGAATAAGGAGTTCCTTAGTGAAGGGAAAAATTATGTGCTGGTAGGTCCCGGAAGATGGGGGAGTAGTGATTCTTGGTTAGGTATACCTGTTAAGTGGCCGCATATCTCTGCCGCTCGTGTTATTGTTGAGGCAGGGTTGACGAATTACCGTATTGATCCTAGTCAGGGTACTCATTTTTTTCAAAACCTCACCTCTTTTGGTGTGGGCTATCTGACTGTCAACGCATATATCAATCAGGGAGTTTATGATGTTGTTTATCTTGATGCTATGCCTGCGGTGCATGAAACTACTTATTTGCGACATGTTCATTTTGATAAGCCTATGCTAATAAAAATGGATGGTAGAAAGAAGCAGGGGGTTATTCTTAAGCCTAAGGAATGA
- a CDS encoding prolyl oligopeptidase family serine peptidase has protein sequence MKTKILLLTGIMITSCSQPKRLTYPDTPQVDTVDTYFGEKVADPYRWLENDTSAATGAWVKAENEVTNKYLSEIPFRQKLLKRLTELANYEKIGAPFKKHGKYYFYKNDGLQNQSVLYVQDSINGKPKVFLDPNKLSTDGTVALTSLSFSHNGKYAAYAISRSGSDWREIYVIDVATGNLLSDHITWAKFTGASWQGDGFYYSAYDAPVKGKEFSNVNEHHKIYYHKIGEPQSADKLIYQNSAYPKRFYTADVSEDEKALFIFESGEGRGNALFLKDLRKKNAPIIKIATDFNYEYAPIEVIGNNIYFYTNYNAPKNKIMVADIDHPALANWKDLIPESEQVLSSAEVIGGKLFLTYDKDASNHAYIYDLNGKQQCEIKLPSLGSVSFSGDKDDKECFFNFTSFTIPGSTYKYDIDTNTSTLFRSPKVNFNSDDFITEQIFFPSKDSVKIPMFLTYKKGLKKDGKNPVFLYGYGGFNISLYPSFSTSRIPFLENGGIYVQVNLRGGSEYGEAWHIAGTKMNKQNVFDDFISAAEYLINNHYTNSKKIAIVGGSNGGLLVGACMTQRPDLFEVAIPQVGVMDMLRYHKFTIGWNWASDYGTSEDSKEMFEYLKGYSPLHNLKKGTKYPATLVTTADHDDRVVPAHSFKFAATLQACNDGTNPTIIRIDSKAGHGAGKPMSKILEEQADIYSFIMYNLKMNPKF, from the coding sequence ATGAAGACAAAAATTTTATTACTAACCGGAATTATGATTACATCATGCTCACAGCCAAAAAGGCTGACTTATCCTGATACTCCTCAAGTGGACACCGTAGATACTTATTTTGGCGAGAAGGTAGCTGACCCATATCGTTGGCTCGAAAATGATACTTCCGCTGCAACTGGCGCTTGGGTGAAAGCCGAAAATGAAGTGACAAATAAATATCTTAGTGAAATACCTTTCCGACAAAAACTTTTAAAGAGGCTCACTGAATTAGCCAACTATGAAAAGATCGGTGCTCCGTTTAAAAAACATGGAAAATATTACTTCTACAAAAACGATGGGCTGCAAAATCAAAGTGTACTCTACGTACAAGATTCTATTAATGGAAAGCCTAAGGTTTTTCTTGATCCCAATAAATTATCAACCGACGGAACAGTGGCACTTACCAGCTTATCTTTTTCACACAATGGAAAATACGCTGCCTATGCCATTTCACGTAGCGGTTCAGATTGGAGAGAAATATATGTAATAGATGTTGCCACAGGGAATCTACTGAGCGATCATATCACATGGGCTAAGTTCACAGGTGCTTCATGGCAAGGAGATGGATTTTATTATAGTGCTTATGATGCTCCGGTTAAAGGAAAGGAATTTTCAAATGTCAACGAACATCACAAAATCTATTATCACAAGATAGGTGAGCCTCAGAGTGCAGATAAATTGATCTATCAAAACAGTGCTTATCCTAAAAGATTTTATACTGCCGATGTCAGTGAAGACGAAAAAGCATTATTCATCTTCGAATCTGGTGAAGGAAGAGGAAATGCCCTATTTTTAAAAGATCTGAGAAAGAAAAATGCACCAATAATAAAAATTGCTACTGACTTCAATTATGAATATGCTCCTATCGAAGTTATTGGCAACAACATCTATTTTTATACGAACTACAATGCACCAAAGAACAAAATTATGGTGGCAGATATCGACCACCCTGCGTTAGCCAACTGGAAAGATTTGATTCCCGAAAGCGAGCAGGTTTTGTCTAGTGCAGAAGTTATCGGAGGCAAGCTATTCCTTACTTATGATAAAGATGCATCCAATCATGCTTATATTTACGACCTCAATGGCAAGCAACAGTGCGAGATTAAACTCCCTTCACTCGGTTCTGTCAGCTTTAGTGGAGATAAAGACGATAAAGAATGTTTTTTCAACTTTACCTCATTCACCATACCGGGATCTACTTATAAATATGACATTGATACCAATACCTCAACACTTTTCCGTTCACCAAAAGTGAACTTTAACTCAGACGACTTTATTACCGAACAAATCTTCTTCCCAAGTAAAGACAGTGTAAAAATTCCAATGTTCCTTACTTATAAAAAAGGACTTAAAAAAGATGGGAAAAACCCGGTATTTCTTTATGGATATGGCGGCTTTAACATCAGTTTATATCCCAGCTTCTCTACCAGCAGAATCCCATTCCTTGAAAATGGAGGTATCTATGTTCAAGTCAACCTCCGCGGAGGAAGTGAATATGGAGAAGCATGGCACATTGCCGGAACCAAGATGAACAAGCAGAACGTATTTGATGACTTCATCTCAGCAGCTGAGTATCTCATCAATAATCACTATACCAACAGCAAAAAGATTGCCATCGTAGGTGGGTCTAATGGAGGTTTATTGGTAGGTGCCTGCATGACACAACGTCCCGATCTCTTTGAAGTTGCCATACCTCAGGTTGGAGTAATGGATATGTTACGCTATCACAAGTTCACCATCGGATGGAATTGGGCAAGCGACTATGGCACAAGCGAAGATAGTAAAGAAATGTTTGAATATTTAAAAGGATATTCTCCTCTTCACAATCTTAAGAAAGGAACCAAATATCCGGCAACCTTAGTTACTACTGCTGATCATGATGACCGCGTGGTGCCTGCACATTCGTTCAAATTTGCCGCTACTCTCCAAGCATGTAATGACGGAACAAATCCTACAATTATCAGAATAGACAGTAAAGCCGGACACGGAGCAGGTAAACCAATGAGCAAGATATTAGAGGAACAAGCTGATATTTATAGCTTTATCATGTATAATTTAAAAATGAATCCGAAATTCTAA